DNA sequence from the Oncorhynchus clarkii lewisi isolate Uvic-CL-2024 chromosome 24, UVic_Ocla_1.0, whole genome shotgun sequence genome:
CTCTTATTTCCTGTGACATAATGCCCTCTAGTGTTGGTGCAGGAACCAAGGGCCCTACTCTGTATAGCAAATATTTAAGGAAACATTTGCCCTTCAAGGTGATTCTCTGAATGTGTTTTGTACTGTATCTCAGTAGGACTGCCAGTGTGCATACTGTGAGTTAGGAGTTTGAATAGAAATGCGATGtagatcccaaatggcaccctattcccttattttgaccagtgcccatagagctagtaatgcactatgtagggaatagggtgccatttgggacacaaccactaGTTGGTCTGTCTCTGTGCTTCAGGGCTCCAGGTGCTGATAGTGGACCAGTGGATAGAGACCGGAGGAACCATGAAGGCTGCTATCAAACTGGTGGAGCGGCAGGGAGCAACTGTTGTAGGTCAGTGTGTAATCACAGTGCCAGACAATGTGTCTCATTGTAGGTAGGCTAGACTTGATTTAACTTGTATCACTGAGAAgtgcaaaaaatatatactttaatCACAACGGTATACTTTAAAGTTTTCTTCTACCTTAATTATTATCAAGTAAAAGTAATGTATATTTGCAGGTGTTGCTGCTGTGGCCATTGAGAACAGCGAGGGAGTGACCAGTCCCATgatcgccacggtaagcacggggagttggctcaggtctccaacccgACTCTGCCACACTTCCCGTGTGCCccccaattttttgggggggcggctgcctctcgggcttccttgccagccgtgttccctcgtatcgCTGGTTCCCTTTTCCTGCTGCCTCCGCTCTCCTggctgttcccatgggaggcggtCCCTTCCAGcctggatctcctcccatgtgtatgATCCCTTGCCGTCtagaatgtcctcccatgtccagtcctcttttccacgctgcttggtcctttggtaatgggtagttctgtaacggccattggtggaagaaggtgaggaccaaggtgcagcgtggcacCTGTTCATCTTTTATTagttgaactgaacactgaatagcaaaacaacaaagagaacaaccgaaacagttctgtctggtgcagacacacaaaaacagaaagcaactacccacaaaaacccagtgggaaaaagctacctaactatggttctcaattagagacaacggtagacagctgcctctgattgagaaccacacccggccaaacacacataAATAGAAACACATAGAAAAAGATATAGAATTAGacatagaattcccaccccaactcacgccctgaccaaaccaaaatagagacataaaaaggatctctaaggtcagggcgtgatagTTTgttaggatttaaaaaaaaatgtaatgtaagcATAGCCCATTACATTAcctcagtcttctgaaaacctaacCCTGGGATTAAAAAAATTACCCAAAATGTAATGCCAAATATGTACAGAATGGCCTTCCAGGAGGTGTTGACTGTTTCTAAATAgtccagtctcagtcctgacttaaatcTGTTTAAAGAAAAACAAGACAatgtttgaatattgctgtccatcaatgattcccaaccaaatttactgagcttgagcaattgtgacaaaaacaatggatatacagtatgttaccctAATAGTTGTGTAAGGTTGGTAGAATCTTATTAAAAATGATTTACatctgtaatagctgccaaaggtgcttccatcAAGTacactcagcaacaacaaaaaaacgtccCTTTTCAGGAGCATGTctttcgtaaaaatccaaataacttcacagatcttcattgtaaatggtttaaacactgtttcccatgttcaatgaaccgtaaacaattaatgaacatgcacctgtggaacggtcgctaagactgagggcttgtaggcctgttgtaaggcaggtcctcaccagacatcagcggcaacaacgtcacctatagGCAcgaacccaccatcgctggaccagacaggactggcaaaaagtgctcttcactgatggtcggattcacatttatcgtcgaaggaatgagcgttacaccgaggcctgtactctggagcgggatcgatttggaggtggagggttcgtcatggtctggggcagtgtgtcacagcatcatcggactgagcttgttgtcagcatgacaatgccatcagccatactgctcattctgcgcgtaatttcctgcaagacaggaatgtcagtgttctgctatggccagcaaagagcccagatctcaatcccattgagcacgtctgggatctgttggatcggagggtgagggctagggcccttcccccaagaaatgtccaggaacttgcaggtgccttggaaGAAGAGtaaggtaacatctcacagcaagaactggcaaatctggtgcagtccattaggaggaaatgcactgcagtacttaatgcagctggtggccacaccagatactgactgttactttgagtttgacccccccttttttcagggacacattattcaatttctgttagccacatgtctgtggaagttgttcagtttatgtctcagttgttgaatcttatgttcaaacaaatatttacacatgttaagtttgctgaaaataaatgcagttgacagtgagaggacgtttcctttttttgctgagtttattaacatacagtatgcaaTCAATGCAGATTtgacaccaatgctccttataggacacatcactgcactctaaactcctgtaaactggtcatctctgtatacccgtcgcaagaccactggttgatgcttatttataaaacccttaggcctcactcccccctatctgtgacatctactgcagccctcttcctccacatacaacacccattctgtcagtcacattctgttacaGGTGTAATGAGTATGATGGGAGACAGagtgctggtttcaagcgcagggcacaGCAGGTGCTTGTTTAATAAAGGACGACAGGAGAAGGCAGGTACCATGATCCAGGGAAGGTCAAACACAGGGAATCCAAAAaggtaacagtacaggcagggggAAAGGCTAATAACacagtccgggagatcaggcaagagGTTGATGACAGGAAATCTGATAGGCAAAAGtataggcagggaataggcaaaaacgTTGTTAGTGAGGACAGCCAAAAACTACGACACACGGGAGGACTAATATGTCCATAAACAGCACTCCGACTAGACTGTGGACAAAATCAAACAATatctcacaatgatggggtgcaatgaactaaactaaatagtgtgtgtaaatgacatacaggtgtgtgaacaggtgatcagaattcaggtgattgggatctggagagtgagctgcgttcaggggatctatgtgtttgagagtgtgagctgaaAAGTGAGCTGTGTTCAtaggatctatgtgtttgagagtgtgagatAGAAGCAGACATTATAAAagaacacacatccctgggtcgctcctcttttcagttcactgcagctagtgactggaacgagctgcaaacactcaaactggacagttttatctcaatttctttatttaaagactcaatcatggacactcttactgacagttgtagcTGCTTTACGTGATgaattgttgtctctaccttcttgccccttgtgctgttgtctgtgcccaataatgtttgtatcatgttttgtgctgctgccatgttgtgttgtcatgtgttacaaaacacacaacaccacatacagagagacctaagacaacaacatagctaggttaaataaaaataacaaattcttattacaggggctgggattaaaaaaatatatgaaaaaataggtatacagtatatataggacaaaacacacaacaccacatacagagagacctaagacaacaacatagctaTGCCtagctatgttgttgtcttaggtctctctgtatgtggtgttgtgtgttttgtcctatatatactgtatacctattttttcatatatttttttaatcccagcccctgtaataagaatttgttatttttatttaacctttatttaactaggcaagtcagttaagaacaaattcttattttcaatgacagcctaggaacagtgggttaactgcctgttcaggggcagaacgacagatttgtaccttggggatttgaacttgcaaccttccggtcactagtccaccgctcgaaccactaggctaccctgccgttcttaactgactagcctagttaaataaaggttaaatacaacaACAATCCTAATGTTGTATTTCTTAGTCAtttagaaacaacaacaaaaataactttgaaaatgtggagtaggttgtgtagattgacaggaaaaaatatttaattgaataaatgttttgtatttgtattttaagGAAGCAAAATGTGAAGATTGTGCAaagggtgtgtagactttcactagcgaCCTTATGTATTATTGTTTCATATTAAGAGGCCCTGGCTAATATGACAAACAGTTATAAAACATAATTGAATAACAGATTAGTGACTCATCCTATATAGGACTTTTAATAATAACTTTGAATTAGTCTAATTAAAGGTAAACCGCAGTTTGATTTGATACAGAGCAGTGATTTTAAAGCTTATATCTTATAGAGCTAAGTGTAGTAGTTTTTCATACACAGTATATCTTTATAGAGTCAAAACTTACATCTGCAATTAAACATATTAGAAAAAAAACGCAAATAATCTTTATTGTCTAAAAGGACAACTAGACATATGTATGCACATTTCACTCTGATTATGATATTCAACTAGAGGGATAATATAAGATCAGTCATTCAAATATCGCATATAATTGAAAATGAATAAATCTCAGTTATATTATTGTCTCTAACGTAGATGAGGTACATCTGACTAATACACATCTCTCATACTGTATGAACGCCTCTGTGCTGCTAAAAATAGGACTATCCAAACAATGAAATCATACTCCTTAGCTAGCATAATATAACCTCCCAGGGTGGAGTCAAGAGTTTCCATCTATGCTATAGTTACAAATTGTGCAAAAAACATATAGCATGCAAACAACACTAGACAAAACACTGTAAAAACTCTAATAGGCCTAATGGTGGTGTCTTAAAAAGACATCCATGATTGTCCATACTCCATAGCCATTTAAGCAGTGACGCGATAATCTGTCAACACTCAAAAACTGGAATTGTACAGTATGGAGTGCAATGACATAGAGGAAATTCTATTCCGAAACAATAGATAGGCAAAAATAAGCCAAACACCACAGGAATCTACATCCAACCAAGGAGCTGTTCTTTCTGGGCCAGCAGAAATGAAAATCAAATGCCTGTGGAAGCAAAAGTCTCTGTCCCGTCTGCTAGCTCTCACTGCAAATTCCATGTGTCTGGGAGTGGTCCGTGGTTCTCAGTTTCTCTTCTGAGTAAATGATGCTTTTTGCTTTGGTACGTTTTAACTGTAGTATTCACGTGCTTGTCTTCATTGACAACAGTTTGACTGTTTCTTCTTTGATGTTGCATACACGTTGTGTGAATTACTGTTAATTTctgaaacaaacaaataaactTGCATGAAAAAAGGCTCTTATGTGTTTCTTATGTTACTCATACAAGGGCCTGTCTGTAACCTAGTCAGGGTTAACATGGTGAGAGAAGTGATGTTATTAATgttacatacagtggcttgcgaaagtattcacccccttggcatttttcctattttgttgctttacaacctggaattacaatttttttggggggggggttgtatcatttgatttacacaacattcttaccactttgaagatactaaatattttttattgtgatacaaacaagaaataagaaaaaaaaaaaagaaaacttgaggtgcataactattcacctcaccaaagtcaatactttgtagagccaccttttgcagcaattacaactgcaagtctcttgggtatgtctctacaagcttggcacctctacccactgggatttttgcccattcttcaaggcaaaactgctcctgctccttcaagttggatgggtttcgctggtgtacagcaatctttaagtcataccacagattctcaattggattgaggtctgggctttgactagaacattccaagacatttaaatgttttcccttaaaccacttgagtgttgctttagcagtatgtttaggctcattgtcctgctggaaggtgaacctccgccccagtctcaaatatctggaagactgaaaggtttccctcaataatttccctgtatttagcgccctccatcattcctttaattctgaccagtttcccagtccctgccgaagaaaaacatcccccacagcatgatgctgccaccaccatgcttcactgtgagaatgatgttcacgggtgatgagaggtgttgggtttgagccagacatagcgttttccttgacggccaaaaagctcaattttagtctcatctgaccagagtacctttcCCCATATgattggggagtctcccacatgccttttggcgaacatcaaacgtgtttgctttttttttttctttaagcaatggcttttttctggccactctttagtaaagcccagctctgtggagtgtacggcttaaagtgatcctatggacagatgctccaatctccgctgtggagctttgcagcttcttcagggttatctttggtctctttgttgcctctctgattaatgccctccttgccgtGAGTtttggtccgtgagttttggtgggcggctctctcttggcaggtttgttgtggtgtcatattctttccatttttaaataatggatttaatggtgctccgtgggatgttcaaagtttctgatatgttTTTattacccaaccctgatctgtacttctctacaactttgtccctgacctgtttggagagctccatggtcttcatagtgccgctttcttggtggtgccccttgcttagtggtgttgcagactctttggcctttcagaacaggtgtatatatactgagatcatgtgacacttagattgcacacgagtggactttatttaactaattatgtgacttctgaaggtaattggttgcaccagatcttatttagaggcttcatagcaaagggtgtgaatacacaTGCtagcaccacttttccgtttcttattttaagtatttttatttcacttcaacaattttgactgttttgtgtatgtccattacatgaaatccaaataaaaatgtatttaaattacaggttgtaatgcaacaaaataggataaacaccaaggggatgaatacttttgcaaggcactgtaacgcTTGTTTCTATATTTTAACAGTGTATAGCTGTATACTCACTGATAACGTCCCCAATGTGCCTTGATCCACTCTTCTCTAGCTCTGCCAGAACGTTGGCCTCAAATGCCAATGATGCAATACGGAAGAAAAATTCCCTCACATTTTCCCCTACAACAAAAATAGGTGAAAAACATGAAGTCACATTTGTTCCTTAGATGTTTAAACAATTAGTTTATGATAATTGATAATACCGCTTTACAAACAAGTAGGCTGCATCCTATCATATTGCTACCAATCTCAACATTGATTTGATGTATTAGCCCACCCACCAGTCAATGATGACAAGGCCCAATATTCTGCTTTGATTTCCTCAGCCAGTTCGATGGCATCCTGTTCAATCTGAGAGTACTGAGCAGGAGACTGAGGAAATAGCATAGAGAAGAGGAAAATACAAACCCAATAGAAAAAAACATCATGTagaataataatatacagtattccATGCATTTTATACAGAATCGTTTTCAATATCTTAGTATCCAGTATATAGTCTGAACTTTGACTTCTGGAAAAATGCATTCCTGTGGTACGGTGTTTAATAAGACATGGATACTTGATGCCGTTGGCCTTTATCCCAAAAAATCCACATTTGACCTTCCCCTAAAGCAACAACATACCACTGGAACAGAGGTGAATACTGGAACAGTGTTTAATAAGTGGCTAAGTTGTATCCTCATCGTGAAGTATGATCTTGAAATGGAGAGACTAAAACGGATCAATTGGGCCTCTGAAGAATATATATCAAAAGAGTAAACACATACACTTAGGTCTTTCTTTGTGCCCACCAGGAAAAGCTGGACATTTGTAGGATCATTCTCCTTCAAGGCATCTTCAAGCCACTGCCTGTGGATAAACACAGTGACATTCAAATATGTTAAATAGAGTTTACAGAGCACACGTGCAGCTGAAATGCACATCCATAGTCATGTCAGGTGATTCTAATGTATTTTTACCTTGCATGGCCCAAAGATGCCACATCATTTACATCGAACACAATAACGATAGCTGGAAAACAAAATTACCTTCATTAGTAAACTCAAACCTCATCACATCTGTCCCTAAGAACATGGCAACATGTTATAGGTCATAATGAATGATGTGGAAACATAAAAACTGTTCAAAAGAGAAACTCCCCTTACTCTGAGCTCCCCTGTAGTATGTGGAAGCAATACACTTGAACCTCTCCTGCCCTGCAGTGTCCCACCTGTAGAGGAGAAAGATATTGGTGAGTGAAGGGACACAGGTTAGCTCTGGGGATTAATACTGTAGAACACACCAGTAGAAAGAGACTCACAACTGTAAGCTGAAAGGCACCCCCAACACTTCAAACCGCTCCATCTCAAAGTCAACGCCAATGGTCGCCTTGTAGTTCTTGTCAAATGCATCCTTGCAAAACCTAATGATAAAAGCGTGAAATATTAGGAAAATTGGCTGACAATCTGTACTTTACAAACAACCTAGAAAAAATACAACCTACGGTATTCAAGTTTGCTGTACGCTGTGCATTCCATCTGGTTATTAATTCACCAAAACTGCCCAGTTGACTCATACTGCAATCAAGTACTACGCATCAGCAGTATCCAAGCTTTGCTTACCTATTAATCAGACATGTTTTTCCCACAGCCAGGTCACCAACCACTATGACCTTAGCAATTTTAAACCTactggaggagaaggagactTTTACAGAGAGACAATCAAAGATCCCAATGAGACACAACATACCACCCTCATCCCCATAATGCCATAAGGTATATATCTAACCTGTATATCTTGAACATGAAAAGGTTTTGTGGCCTACCCACCCTACTGTGCCAGTGCGTTGCTCCTGGCAGGCAGTCTTCACTTTGGAGTTGAACTCATCTTTAGTGTGCACAGCAGCCTTCTTACTGTAAAACTAGATTAGAACATAATGAACACAGCTTTATGAGATTGGTGgcttggtaacactttacttgacacccagtgtcataGCACATTATGACATGGCCATAACTATGTCATAatgtgtcataacagctgacataacctgtcataacactgtcatgacccatatatttacacctgttgtgacatatgttgcattattttatggctggttatgacacctacataagagtgtcaaaactcACATTTATTCAAATTAGTTTTGCCATGCCAAGACATTTCCTTTTgtttgaaagtttgtttcttaaatcCTTAGTTTCGTTGATGTTGTAATGAATTCTTCAGTCATGTTTTTTTCATAATATTTTTAATAACTTGTAGAAAATGctctttatgacactgtcaagaagcattatgaccatcataatcatataagccagaaAGGCCTATCACGTACTGTACATGCCCTTATGTCAGTTATTAGTCTAAAAGTGGGTGTCGGGTCTTGCTCCTGAAATCacctcctgcattcatcccactCATCAGCAACAGAAcattggggtaggtgcatgtctgacatcaacgTGTGCGCAATTACAATGATCATTTAATATGGTCAATTGCAAAAAAACTTAtataacataaacatactgttgacacataggctatggtgtaatagaatgtttgccttgtgtggtaggttttgtgggttttgacactcttatgtaggtgtcataaccagccctaaaataacacaatatgtcacaacaggtctaaatattGTCATGatagtgttatgaccatattattacaggttatgacaagttatgtaaGCTCTTATGACATGTTATTACATGGTTATGACCATGTCATAACGTATTATGTCGCTGAgggtcaagtaaagtgttaccggtGGCTTTGCAAGCTCAGACAAGGTTAACACATTCAAATTATTGTTTTACTGCTAGCATGTAAGATGCTTACCTGAGGAAGCTGGGCAATGATGCGGTCCCTTCGAACAGGAGGCAGCACACTCATGGATGGCACCCGGACAGACATTAGGCCAAGATAACAGTGATCAGAGAGACCTACagggtaaaaaaacaaataaggggagagagagatttaggtTTTATTAACATGAAAATTATGAGCAAGAGTAGCCTATGCCACGTGGTATGACAAGCCACTACATGATTAGCCTATGAGTCAGTCAGTAGCCAGTAACTCCTACATTCTGGAGATGATCCACTAATCTCTGTTTTAATCCTATTGTTCTGTGCACAAAGACACATATTTACTGGAAGCTATTTACAACAATATAGCTAGTTCATATTGAACCGAGAATAGATTGCAAAAAATAGTCTTGCTGCTTTTTTATAATTGTAATCATGCTCTCCAAGAACCAAAACACGGGGACACATTGAAACATGACCTCCCAAGATGGTTAAACAAAACCGAAGTTTTGTCTACAAAGGCTAAATAAAAAAGCTGCTAACTGCAACAGAGTCCAAGCGGGGATGTCACTGGACTTACATACCTTGTAACGGGACGGGACGGAGTTCTTTCGTCACGGAGCAGTAACCGTTTTTCAGTCAATAAAAACAATGCTTTGACTTTTAGTCTGGTTTCTAAATTTGAGGATTTCACATAAATTAACCCCAATCTTTCCAAAACACTCAACGTATTTGCTTACACCAAATAGACTCGATCTACGGAAGTGAGTGGGGGAAAACGTAGTCTGCAAATGATTTCGTTTTTTAGGCGGACCACTGATTCTGACTCACCTCCAGGTTCGAGTTGGAATTTGGGAAGTATGTTCAGCGCGGGTCGAGTCCCCCTGGCGGCAGATATCTTTGGACACAGTGTAGCACAAACAGGCAATTTTTTTGCAATATTGTTTATTATACAGAATCATGTAGGCTACAATCCAACATTAAAGTCATTGGCACCCTACTCCGATGATAGAACGCTGGGTTTTCTGACCTTTGATAATTACTGTAGACCTACGTTGCTTTGCCACTTTTTCTATATGCTATGCTCATCGACACTTCCTGTCTCGTGGATACAGGGAGGTGACGGTTGTCTTACCAGTAGTAGCCAATGGAAAATTACAATTAGGCAGGATTTTAACTCAAAATCTTGCAAAATACAGTACATTTAGTTTTGAAGCTTCATTTCTGGAGGTGGTCTATTCGTCTTGCATTTGCACCAGCATTCATAAACTATTTAGTTCAGCCTTTCTTAAAGTGGGTCGCGGACCTGTTAATGGTGGGACGCGACGAGTGAgagtaaatgtataattatttcaTTAATTATTAGAATTGATTTAGCCAAGTGCATCTGCGCTCTCTGTTCGGTGCGCTCTCTGCTTAATCTTAAACAGGAGGCAGGAGgctcagtttggcagctgcgCGAGTGTGCTTCGCGGTTTACCGGATATTTTTTTCTGCTGTATTCTTGAAGATCACTCCGCGACACACACGATGCAGCGCTGTGG
Encoded proteins:
- the LOC139382766 gene encoding adenine phosphoribosyltransferase; this translates as MDALAVPTDRGKGWYLSLMAPNTKGPTFAWLDPSRLYCNSQALSDCVKDLLYPFQKEAIDLVVGIDAMGFILRSAVATTLGKGFLAICKAGHLRIQTQSQEYSDYSDREKMVEVRLDVLRPGLQVLIVDQWIETGGTMKAAIKLVERQGATVVGVAAVAIENSEGVTSPMIATVSTGSWLRSPTRLCHTSRVPPNFLGGRLPLGLPCQPCSLVSLVPFSCCLRSPGCSHGRRSLPAWISSHVYDPLPSRMSSHVQSSFPRCLVLW